One segment of Mesoplodon densirostris isolate mMesDen1 chromosome 6, mMesDen1 primary haplotype, whole genome shotgun sequence DNA contains the following:
- the GNRH1 gene encoding progonadoliberin-1, producing the protein MEPSPKLLAGLILLTLCVVGCSSQHWSYGLRPGGKRNAENVLDSFQEIAKEVDQPAEPQRFECTIHQHRSPLRDLKGALESLIEEETGQKI; encoded by the exons ATGGAGCCGAGTCCAAAACTTCTAGCTGGACTTATTCTGCTGACTCTCTGTGTGGTGGGCTGCTCCAGCCAGCACTGGTCCTACGGGTTGCGCCCTGGAGGAAAGAGAAATGCTGAAAATGTGCTTGATTCTTTCCAAGAG ataGCCAAAGAGGTTGACCAACCAGCAGAACCTCAGCGCTTTGAGTGCACCATTCACCAGCACCGTTCTCCACTCAGGGACCTGAAAGGAGCTCTG GAAAGTCTGATCGAAGAGGAAACTGGGCAGAAGATATAA